One Solibacillus sp. R5-41 DNA segment encodes these proteins:
- the thrS gene encoding threonine--tRNA ligase codes for MSEMIQLTFPDGNVKEFEKGISTLDVAGSISPGLKKSALAGKVNGTLVDAKTPIEEDAHIEIITNKSTEALEILRHSTAHLTAQAVKRLFPEVKLGIGPVIDSGFYYDIDAPTPITAEDLPAIEKEMKKIIAENIEIDRKAVSRDEAQAIYEQVGDEYKLELLEAIPADDQVSIYYQGDFFDLCRGVHVPSTGKLKEFKLLSLAGAYWRGNSDNKMLQRIYGTAFFTKDELKHHLQMIEEAKERDHRKIGKELDLFMTSQTVGQGLPLWLPNGATIRRTIERYIVDKELSLGYKHVYTPVLGSKKLYETSGHWEHYQEGIFPPMEMDNETLILRPMNCPHHMMVFKNGLHSYRHLPLRIAELGTMHRYEMSGAVSGLQRVRGMTLNDAHIFVRPDQIKTEFKKVVELILEVYKDFDLTDYSFRLSYRDPNNKEKYYDDDEMWETAQRMLKEAMDELGLDYFEAEDEAAFYGPKLDVQVKTAIGKEETLSTAQLDFLLPQRFDLSYIGEDGQPQRPVVIHRGVVSTMERFVAFLIEEYKGAFPTWLAPVQATVIPVSNSVHYDYAREVQEKLAAAGIRVEMDDREEKLGYKIREAQMQKIPYMLVIGDKEVEAGGVNIRRYGSKDSETISFDEFLTNISAEAKK; via the coding sequence ATGTCAGAAATGATTCAACTTACATTCCCAGATGGCAATGTAAAAGAGTTTGAAAAAGGGATTTCAACTTTAGATGTTGCAGGCTCGATTAGTCCTGGATTAAAAAAGAGTGCATTAGCAGGTAAGGTCAATGGTACTTTAGTTGATGCCAAAACACCGATTGAAGAAGATGCACATATCGAAATTATTACGAATAAATCAACAGAAGCATTAGAAATTTTACGTCACTCTACGGCTCACTTAACAGCACAAGCAGTGAAACGCCTATTCCCAGAAGTGAAATTAGGAATTGGTCCGGTTATTGATTCAGGTTTCTACTATGATATCGATGCACCGACACCAATTACAGCAGAAGATTTACCAGCGATTGAAAAAGAAATGAAAAAAATTATTGCTGAAAATATCGAAATTGACCGTAAAGCGGTTTCTCGTGATGAAGCGCAAGCGATTTATGAACAAGTCGGCGACGAATACAAATTAGAATTACTAGAAGCTATCCCAGCAGATGACCAAGTGTCGATCTACTACCAAGGTGATTTCTTTGACCTTTGCCGTGGGGTTCACGTTCCATCGACAGGGAAATTAAAAGAGTTTAAATTATTATCTTTAGCAGGTGCTTACTGGCGCGGAAACTCGGATAATAAAATGCTACAACGTATTTACGGTACAGCTTTCTTCACTAAAGATGAGTTAAAACATCATTTACAAATGATTGAAGAAGCAAAAGAGCGTGATCACCGTAAAATCGGTAAAGAATTAGATTTATTTATGACGAGTCAAACAGTTGGTCAAGGTTTACCGCTATGGTTGCCAAATGGTGCAACAATTCGTCGTACAATTGAGCGTTACATCGTAGATAAAGAACTATCTTTAGGTTATAAGCATGTATACACACCAGTGCTTGGTTCGAAAAAATTATACGAAACTTCAGGTCACTGGGAGCACTATCAAGAAGGTATTTTCCCTCCAATGGAGATGGACAATGAAACATTAATTTTACGTCCGATGAACTGCCCTCACCATATGATGGTATTTAAAAATGGCTTGCATTCTTATCGCCACTTACCATTACGTATCGCGGAGCTTGGAACAATGCACCGTTATGAAATGTCTGGAGCTGTTTCAGGTTTACAACGTGTACGTGGAATGACGTTAAATGATGCACATATTTTCGTTCGTCCAGATCAAATTAAAACAGAGTTCAAAAAAGTAGTGGAGTTAATCCTTGAAGTTTACAAAGACTTTGATTTAACAGATTATTCATTCCGTTTATCTTATCGTGATCCGAACAACAAAGAGAAATACTATGATGACGATGAAATGTGGGAAACAGCACAACGCATGCTAAAAGAAGCAATGGATGAGCTTGGCTTAGACTACTTCGAAGCAGAAGATGAAGCGGCATTCTACGGTCCAAAATTAGACGTTCAAGTTAAAACAGCGATTGGTAAAGAAGAAACATTATCAACAGCACAGCTTGATTTCTTATTACCACAACGCTTTGATCTTTCTTACATTGGTGAAGATGGTCAACCGCAACGTCCAGTTGTTATTCACCGTGGTGTTGTATCTACAATGGAACGTTTCGTAGCCTTCTTAATTGAAGAATACAAAGGGGCATTCCCGACGTGGCTAGCGCCAGTACAAGCGACAGTTATTCCAGTATCAAACAGCGTACATTATGATTACGCACGTGAAGTACAAGAAAAATTAGCTGCAGCTGGTATCCGTGTAGAAATGGATGATCGTGAAGAAAAATTAGGCTATAAAATCCGTGAAGCACAAATGCAAAAAATTCCATACATGCTTGTTATCGGAGACAAAGAAGTGGAAGCAGGCGGCGTAAATATTCGTCGTTACGGCTCAAAAGATTCTGAAACAATTAGCTTTGATGAATTCTTAACAAATATTTCAGCAGAAGCAAAGAAATAA
- the dnaI gene encoding primosomal protein DnaI gives MEPINEQLNQIKKKMPSFEARFEEMRRETVEHPKVQQFLLEHNQQVTTQMVDISLPKLYEYITQDTECCGCGDTRNCTNLLKGYVPKLFTTYNAIDISYVPCEQKIREDERRDVANMISSMYMPKDVLKATLKDLAIDNHSRLSIADQAAEFVAEYSRTGVLPKKGFYLYGQFGVGKSFVLGAIANELASLKVRSVVVFVPEFLREMKNAISDNTLNEKIDYVKKAPVLMLDDIGAETMSAWTRDEILGTILHYRMSEELPTFITSNFDYAGLEHHLAQSQRGDIEVVKAARVMERIKAVTVPIPMDGINRRL, from the coding sequence ATCGAACCGATTAATGAACAATTAAATCAAATAAAGAAAAAAATGCCGTCATTTGAGGCGCGTTTTGAAGAGATGCGTAGAGAAACGGTCGAGCATCCGAAAGTACAACAATTTTTATTAGAACATAATCAACAAGTGACAACACAAATGGTCGATATTAGTTTACCGAAGCTTTATGAATATATTACGCAGGACACAGAATGCTGTGGTTGTGGCGATACGAGAAATTGCACGAATTTGTTAAAGGGTTACGTCCCGAAATTGTTTACAACATACAATGCTATTGATATTTCCTATGTACCATGTGAGCAAAAAATACGTGAGGACGAGAGACGTGACGTGGCAAATATGATTTCAAGTATGTATATGCCAAAGGATGTCTTAAAGGCAACGTTAAAAGATTTAGCCATCGACAATCACTCCCGTTTGAGCATTGCCGATCAAGCAGCTGAATTTGTTGCAGAATATAGTCGTACAGGCGTGCTACCGAAAAAAGGATTTTACTTGTATGGTCAGTTTGGTGTAGGGAAATCATTCGTACTAGGTGCGATTGCCAATGAACTCGCTTCATTAAAAGTACGTTCTGTCGTTGTGTTTGTACCCGAATTTTTACGTGAGATGAAAAATGCCATTTCAGATAATACATTAAATGAAAAAATTGATTATGTGAAAAAAGCACCTGTTTTGATGCTGGATGATATTGGCGCTGAAACGATGTCTGCTTGGACGAGAGATGAAATTTTAGGGACGATTCTTCACTATCGTATGAGTGAGGAACTGCCAACATTTATTACGTCAAATTTTGATTACGCTGGACTAGAGCATCATTTAGCGCAGTCGCAGCGTGGTGATATTGAGGTCGTGAAGGCTGCGCGTGTAATGGAACGTATTAAAGCGGTAACAGTTCCGATTCCAATGGATGGCATTAACCGCCGTCTATAA
- a CDS encoding replication initiation and membrane attachment family protein: MVQLMKELQPTDHFEIKLPHALSTNERQLVTLFYQPLTGAEPISLYLTLWAEAESYVPQEMNHYYLMNVLSMPLPKVFEARIALEAIGLLRTWKKDLGTSRHFVYELVRPLDAQSFFKDPLLSMFLFSKIGEGAYRKLRQRFISQPIKEAFDEVTRTFIDVYKPVHTNVPTDFNEEEAPKQQDYPFYYEQFDFQLLQSGLSEQLVPSSALTIEAREMIAKLSFLYKLSPIDMQKVVILALDEQMKLPTEKLKKAAADYYKLSVSKDAPTFTKTFQSKQVEETVQQNLSKEQELLQYLETTPPVQVLRDINKGKEPLPSSIQLAQDLVVTYSMPIGVVNVLLEYVMLSTDMKLPRSYVEKIADHWSRKHLKTAKEAMDLARQERDKYAQWKTESATPKPSTTPNKSYQKSSTSRKNTRNEQVPDWFYKRNEQPKQEDTSAVDFEKERLKILQKLEQQK, translated from the coding sequence ATGGTTCAATTGATGAAAGAATTACAACCCACGGATCATTTTGAAATAAAGCTCCCTCATGCATTATCGACAAATGAACGCCAGCTTGTCACATTATTTTACCAGCCATTAACAGGGGCAGAACCGATTAGTCTTTATTTAACGTTATGGGCAGAGGCAGAAAGCTATGTTCCACAAGAGATGAACCATTATTATTTAATGAATGTGTTATCGATGCCGCTACCAAAAGTGTTTGAAGCACGCATTGCTTTAGAAGCAATCGGTTTATTACGTACGTGGAAAAAGGATTTAGGCACTAGTCGTCATTTTGTATATGAGCTTGTGCGTCCATTAGATGCCCAAAGTTTTTTTAAAGACCCGCTACTGTCGATGTTTTTATTCAGTAAAATTGGGGAAGGCGCTTATCGAAAACTGCGTCAACGTTTTATATCGCAACCAATTAAAGAAGCATTTGATGAAGTGACCCGAACGTTTATAGATGTGTACAAACCTGTGCATACGAATGTCCCAACGGATTTTAATGAAGAAGAAGCACCGAAGCAACAGGATTATCCGTTTTATTATGAACAATTTGATTTTCAATTATTACAGTCGGGATTATCTGAACAGCTTGTCCCTTCTTCTGCATTGACGATTGAAGCGCGGGAAATGATTGCAAAGCTTTCCTTTTTGTATAAGCTTTCCCCGATTGACATGCAAAAAGTCGTTATTTTAGCATTAGATGAACAAATGAAACTGCCGACGGAAAAGTTGAAGAAAGCTGCTGCCGATTACTATAAGCTATCTGTATCAAAAGATGCGCCGACGTTTACTAAGACTTTCCAAAGTAAACAAGTGGAAGAAACAGTTCAACAAAATTTATCGAAGGAGCAGGAATTGCTTCAATACTTAGAAACAACACCGCCCGTTCAGGTTTTACGGGATATTAACAAAGGCAAGGAACCGCTCCCTTCGTCGATTCAACTAGCGCAAGATTTAGTCGTAACCTATAGTATGCCAATTGGTGTTGTAAATGTATTACTTGAATATGTCATGCTATCTACGGATATGAAGTTGCCTCGAAGTTATGTTGAAAAGATTGCCGATCATTGGAGTCGAAAGCATTTAAAGACGGCGAAAGAAGCGATGGATTTAGCGCGCCAGGAACGTGATAAATATGCGCAATGGAAAACAGAAAGTGCTACGCCAAAACCTTCAACGACTCCAAATAAATCGTATCAAAAATCATCGACATCTCGTAAAAATACACGTAACGAGCAAGTGCCAGATTGGTTTTATAAGCGCAATGAACAACCGAAGCAAGAAGACACAAGCGCAGTCGATTTTGAAAAAGAACGTTTGAAAATCTTACAAAAACTAGAACAACAAAAGTAG
- the nrdR gene encoding transcriptional regulator NrdR yields the protein MRCPTCQYNGTRVVDSRPVDDNKEIRRRRECESCSFRFTTFEKIEETPLIVVKKEGSREEFTREKVLRGLIRACEKRPVPLDHLEELVMDIEKELRRVGNAEVRSEDVGEMVMDRLAKIDEVAYVRFASVYRQFKDITVFIEELKDIMTRQSHDK from the coding sequence ATGAGATGTCCAACTTGTCAATACAACGGAACTCGTGTTGTAGACTCTAGACCTGTTGATGATAATAAAGAAATTCGTAGACGTCGTGAATGCGAATCATGTAGCTTTCGATTTACAACGTTTGAAAAAATAGAAGAAACACCATTAATTGTTGTGAAAAAAGAAGGTTCACGAGAGGAATTTACTCGCGAAAAGGTTTTGCGTGGACTTATTCGTGCGTGTGAAAAACGTCCGGTACCGCTAGACCATTTAGAAGAGCTTGTGATGGACATTGAAAAAGAGTTGCGTCGTGTAGGAAATGCCGAAGTACGCTCGGAAGATGTTGGTGAAATGGTCATGGATCGATTAGCGAAAATTGATGAGGTTGCTTATGTTCGATTTGCATCGGTTTATCGTCAGTTTAAAGACATTACTGTATTTATTGAAGAACTAAAAGATATTATGACCCGTCAATCGCATGACAAATAA
- a CDS encoding glyceraldehyde-3-phosphate dehydrogenase, whose translation MTVSIAINGFGRIGRMVFRQAMMQGDVNIVAVNASYPAETLAHLIKYDTNHGTFPGTVEAEEGALIVNGKRVVLVSERDPLKLPWTEMGVDIVIEATGKFNDRDKAAMHLEAGAKKVILTAPGKNEDITVVLGVNDEKLDLSKHDVISNASCTTNCLAPVAKVLNDEFGIVNGLMTTVHAYTNDQNNIDNPHKDLRRARNCASSIIPTSTGAAKALRLVLPELDGKIHGMALRVPTPNVSLVDLVVDLEKDVTVEEVNGAFKAAAEGKMKGILNFTMEPLVSSDFNTTTFSSTVDGLTTIVLGDRKVKVLAWYDNEWGYSARVVDLTVKIAKELATVNA comes from the coding sequence ATGACAGTTTCTATTGCAATCAATGGATTTGGCCGTATCGGTCGTATGGTTTTCAGACAAGCGATGATGCAAGGTGATGTAAATATCGTTGCAGTTAATGCTAGCTACCCAGCTGAAACGTTAGCACATTTAATTAAGTATGACACAAATCATGGTACTTTTCCTGGAACAGTTGAAGCAGAAGAAGGCGCTTTAATTGTAAACGGTAAACGTGTTGTATTAGTGAGCGAACGTGATCCGTTAAAATTACCTTGGACTGAAATGGGCGTAGATATCGTTATTGAAGCGACTGGTAAATTTAATGACCGTGACAAAGCGGCGATGCATTTAGAAGCTGGTGCTAAAAAAGTTATTTTAACTGCTCCAGGTAAAAATGAAGATATCACGGTTGTTCTAGGTGTTAACGATGAGAAATTAGATTTATCAAAACATGATGTTATTTCAAATGCATCTTGTACAACAAACTGCTTAGCTCCAGTAGCGAAAGTATTAAATGATGAGTTTGGTATTGTAAACGGTTTAATGACAACAGTTCATGCGTATACAAATGACCAAAACAACATTGACAACCCACATAAAGATTTACGTCGTGCGCGTAACTGTGCATCATCAATTATTCCAACTTCAACTGGTGCAGCAAAAGCATTGCGTTTAGTGTTACCAGAGTTAGATGGCAAAATTCATGGTATGGCATTACGTGTACCTACACCAAATGTTTCTTTAGTAGACTTAGTTGTAGACTTAGAAAAAGACGTGACAGTGGAAGAAGTAAATGGTGCATTCAAAGCGGCTGCTGAAGGTAAAATGAAAGGTATTTTAAACTTCACAATGGAGCCACTTGTATCTTCTGACTTCAACACAACGACTTTCTCTTCTACAGTTGACGGTTTAACTACAATCGTTTTAGGTGACCGTAAAGTAAAAGTTTTAGCTTGGTATGACAATGAGTGGGGTTATTCTGCACGCGTTGTAGACTTAACGGTGAAAATTGCAAAAGAATTAGCAACAGTAAACGCCTAA
- the coaE gene encoding dephospho-CoA kinase (Dephospho-CoA kinase (CoaE) performs the final step in coenzyme A biosynthesis.): MIIGLTGSIASGKSTVAKMLAAYKIPIVDADMVARQVVKPGTSTLQKIAEAFGPEVIAADGTMDRAKVGAIIFHNEEKREVLNGIIHPAIRAEMLRQRDEHLAKGEKTVIMDIPLLFESKLQHFVEKILVVTVSEENQLKRLMERNGFSMEEARARITTQIPGAEKEALADAVIFNNGTLEETADQLEQILKRWQVIKLAVSE; the protein is encoded by the coding sequence ATGATTATTGGTTTAACCGGAAGTATTGCAAGTGGAAAGAGCACGGTCGCAAAAATGCTAGCAGCGTATAAAATACCAATTGTCGATGCTGATATGGTAGCTCGTCAAGTAGTGAAGCCAGGAACTAGCACATTGCAGAAAATTGCCGAGGCATTCGGTCCAGAGGTCATTGCAGCGGATGGGACGATGGATCGTGCAAAAGTGGGAGCAATTATTTTTCATAATGAAGAAAAGCGCGAGGTGCTTAATGGAATTATCCATCCAGCAATTCGTGCAGAAATGCTTCGTCAACGGGATGAGCATTTGGCGAAGGGTGAAAAAACCGTCATTATGGATATTCCATTATTATTCGAAAGTAAGCTTCAGCATTTTGTTGAGAAGATTTTGGTCGTCACCGTTTCAGAGGAGAACCAGCTCAAACGCCTGATGGAGCGAAATGGCTTTTCGATGGAAGAAGCGCGTGCCCGTATTACGACACAAATCCCTGGTGCTGAAAAAGAAGCATTAGCAGATGCCGTCATTTTTAATAATGGCACGCTGGAAGAGACTGCCGATCAATTAGAACAAATTTTGAAGCGGTGGCAGGTCATTAAACTTGCTGTAAGCGAATAA
- the mutM gene encoding bifunctional DNA-formamidopyrimidine glycosylase/DNA-(apurinic or apyrimidinic site) lyase, with amino-acid sequence MPELPEVEGVVRDLKPIVEGKTIEKVTLSSVIFASNEAGKQAIVKNMAPQLFEQQLQNWTILEIKRRSKYIFFMLENEGETFVLVNHLGMSGAWFVVNDEQEITEEKFRKHIHAVFTLTTGELLVYSDIRRFGELRFLKEIADHPPLLKMAPEPFDEEACAYFMAQSEKQKYANKPIKEVIMDGQVISGCGNIYATEALFKMGIHPGRKTSRISHARKEALFQVICDVLQESIDSGGSTISDYRSINGGAGTMQHRLKMYGKKECLACGTETKSMVIGGRTSVYCPYCQK; translated from the coding sequence ATGCCGGAATTACCAGAAGTAGAAGGAGTTGTCCGCGATTTAAAGCCGATTGTGGAAGGGAAAACGATTGAAAAAGTAACATTATCCAGCGTTATTTTTGCTTCCAACGAGGCTGGCAAACAAGCTATCGTTAAAAATATGGCGCCACAATTATTTGAACAACAGCTTCAAAATTGGACGATTCTAGAAATAAAAAGACGTTCAAAATATATTTTTTTCATGCTTGAAAATGAAGGGGAAACCTTTGTTTTAGTGAATCATTTAGGTATGAGTGGCGCGTGGTTTGTCGTAAATGATGAACAGGAAATTACAGAGGAAAAATTCCGCAAGCATATCCATGCTGTTTTTACGTTAACGACAGGTGAGCTGTTAGTGTATTCTGATATTCGCCGTTTTGGGGAATTACGTTTTTTGAAGGAAATCGCGGATCATCCACCACTACTGAAAATGGCACCAGAGCCGTTTGATGAAGAGGCTTGTGCGTACTTTATGGCGCAAAGCGAAAAGCAAAAATATGCAAATAAGCCAATTAAAGAAGTCATTATGGATGGCCAGGTGATTTCCGGTTGTGGAAATATATACGCGACTGAGGCACTTTTTAAAATGGGTATTCATCCTGGGCGGAAAACAAGTCGCATAAGTCATGCAAGAAAAGAAGCATTGTTTCAAGTTATTTGTGATGTGCTTCAAGAAAGTATCGATTCAGGTGGCTCAACCATTTCAGATTATCGGAGTATTAATGGCGGGGCGGGAACGATGCAACATCGACTGAAAATGTACGGCAAGAAAGAATGTTTAGCCTGTGGTACAGAAACAAAGTCGATGGTTATTGGCGGAAGAACATCTGTCTATTGCCCATATTGTCAAAAATAA